A portion of the Candidatus Pristimantibacillus lignocellulolyticus genome contains these proteins:
- a CDS encoding carbohydrate ABC transporter permease: MSHDNSNKKKKMELFDVVTNVVVTLFAIINLFPLYWLITSSLKNSSDVVKMPPDWLPTTITFSNYMDVFQSQPAARWAFNSVLVSGVTTILVIAVGAMAAYAFSKINFKGKNIIFIIFISSLMIPKEIMIVPLFRIIQDFGMVNSYQGMIWPNVATAFGVFLLKGFFDATPNALREASRIDGAGEWRTFLQIMLPIIKPGIGALFILNFVQVWNDYLWQLVIGQEKNMKTLMVGTATLMQDLNPNFAYKMAGATVAAIPMLIIFLLFQKYFTQGMTAGAVKE; encoded by the coding sequence ATGTCACACGATAATAGCAACAAGAAGAAAAAAATGGAGCTGTTTGATGTTGTAACGAATGTGGTCGTGACCCTCTTCGCGATTATTAACTTGTTTCCATTATATTGGCTGATTACAAGCTCCCTTAAAAATAGTTCGGATGTTGTCAAAATGCCGCCAGACTGGTTGCCAACGACCATTACGTTCTCAAATTATATGGATGTATTCCAAAGTCAACCTGCAGCAAGATGGGCATTTAATAGTGTATTAGTATCTGGAGTAACTACAATTCTAGTTATTGCAGTAGGAGCAATGGCGGCATATGCATTCTCCAAAATTAATTTCAAAGGCAAAAATATAATATTTATTATCTTTATATCGAGTTTAATGATTCCTAAAGAAATTATGATCGTACCATTGTTCCGAATCATCCAAGATTTTGGAATGGTAAATAGCTATCAAGGGATGATATGGCCTAACGTAGCTACTGCATTTGGTGTCTTCCTCTTAAAAGGTTTTTTTGATGCAACGCCTAATGCATTGAGAGAAGCATCTAGAATTGATGGTGCCGGAGAATGGAGAACCTTCCTTCAAATTATGCTACCAATTATAAAGCCAGGTATCGGAGCATTATTTATATTGAACTTTGTTCAAGTATGGAATGATTACTTGTGGCAATTAGTCATTGGACAAGAGAAAAATATGAAAACGTTAATGGTAGGTACTGCGACATTGATGCAAGACCTTAATCCAAACTTTGCTTATAAAATGGCGGGAGCTACTGTTGCCGCAATTCCAATGCTTATTATTTTCTTATTATTCCAAAAGTACTTCACTCAAGGAATGACTGCTGGAGCAGTCAAGGAGTAA
- a CDS encoding N-acetylmannosamine-6-phosphate 2-epimerase, whose protein sequence is MNMKRNVLENINKKLIVSCQALPNEPLHSPFIMGRMAYAAFLGGASGIRANSVVDIKEIKTTVNLPMIGIIKEVYGECPVFITPTIKEVDELYREGVDIIAMDATNRIRPDGSTITELFPIIRDKYKDQLFMADCSTYEEAVTAVELGFDIVGTTLSGYTEETKGNALPDFDLVEKLVNNLSVPVIAEGGISTPEQLKRLFDLGIHTAVVGSAITRPMDITKRFAKVID, encoded by the coding sequence ATGAACATGAAAAGAAACGTACTAGAAAATATAAACAAAAAGTTAATCGTTTCTTGTCAAGCATTACCTAATGAGCCTTTGCATAGTCCTTTTATTATGGGTAGAATGGCATATGCAGCATTTTTAGGAGGAGCGTCAGGAATTCGAGCTAACAGTGTTGTAGATATAAAGGAAATTAAAACGACTGTTAATTTACCAATGATCGGTATAATTAAAGAGGTTTATGGTGAATGCCCTGTATTTATCACACCAACCATTAAAGAAGTCGATGAGCTTTATAGAGAAGGTGTAGACATTATCGCAATGGATGCTACTAATCGAATTAGACCTGATGGTTCTACTATTACTGAACTATTCCCTATCATTAGAGACAAGTACAAAGATCAACTTTTTATGGCGGATTGCTCCACATATGAGGAAGCAGTCACAGCTGTTGAACTAGGATTTGATATTGTAGGTACTACGTTAAGTGGGTATACGGAAGAAACGAAGGGAAATGCTCTTCCTGATTTTGATTTGGTTGAGAAGCTAGTTAATAATTTATCTGTTCCAGTTATAGCAGAAGGCGGAATTTCGACCCCCGAACAATTAAAACGATTATTTGACCTAGGAATCCATACAGCCGTGGTTGGATCTGCCATTACGAGACCTATGGATATTACTAAAAGATTTGCTAAGGTCATTGATTAG
- a CDS encoding ROK family protein, with product MKILAADIGGTKTKMGICDEQGNIHQFIEYSTEAQLGGPHLMEKLILKIKEYEDFDAIAISTAGQVNAEEGYISYANANIPDYTGMKIREILENVFHKPVKVENDVNAAALGETHFGAASSYNDFICLTFGTGIGGSIVINRQIYRGANGSAAEFGHIFTHSLSRTGDNVRQSYYESFASTTALVRMANEVDPEVVDGKVFFDKIGIGNEQLDQILECWITEVSSGLASLIHIFNPAAIIVGGGVMERETLVELVEKQTKDLIMASFANVKILKASLGNKAGLLGAASLFLR from the coding sequence ATGAAAATATTAGCGGCTGATATAGGCGGAACAAAAACGAAAATGGGCATTTGCGATGAACAGGGAAATATTCATCAATTTATTGAATACTCAACCGAAGCGCAATTGGGCGGACCCCATCTCATGGAAAAACTTATTCTGAAGATAAAAGAGTACGAAGATTTTGATGCTATTGCTATTAGCACAGCTGGACAAGTGAATGCAGAGGAAGGATACATTTCCTATGCGAATGCTAATATTCCTGATTACACTGGAATGAAAATTAGGGAGATCCTTGAAAATGTATTTCATAAACCTGTAAAGGTAGAGAACGATGTCAATGCTGCTGCACTGGGTGAAACTCACTTTGGTGCAGCTTCATCGTATAATGATTTTATTTGTTTAACCTTCGGTACTGGCATTGGTGGCTCGATCGTAATCAATCGTCAAATCTATCGAGGAGCTAATGGGTCGGCGGCCGAGTTCGGTCATATTTTCACTCATTCACTATCTCGAACTGGTGATAATGTGAGACAATCCTATTATGAATCTTTTGCCTCGACGACAGCATTAGTTCGTATGGCGAATGAAGTTGATCCGGAAGTTGTAGACGGAAAAGTTTTTTTTGATAAAATAGGAATAGGTAATGAACAACTCGATCAAATTCTTGAATGCTGGATAACTGAAGTTTCTTCGGGACTTGCATCACTCATCCATATTTTTAATCCCGCTGCTATTATTGTAGGGGGTGGAGTAATGGAGCGCGAGACATTAGTTGAATTAGTTGAAAAGCAAACAAAAGATTTGATAATGGCAAGCTTTGCGAATGTGAAAATTCTCAAGGCTTCCCTTGGGAACAAAGCTGGTCTGTTAGGCGCAGCTTCATTATTTTTACGTTGA
- a CDS encoding MurR/RpiR family transcriptional regulator yields the protein MRAMNIFTTIHSKYNNLTKSEVKVADYILDNAKEVVYMSITDLADACNVGESSIFRFCKSLSYKGYQDFKIALAHSITAENEIPQLTDKILMNDTLGQVASKVLSSNISALNETYNLIDHKKMEQAIDYFVQAEKVVFFGVGSSLMTAMEAKIKFMRITNKTECTIDSHLQMMSAALMTKRDVAVIISYSGSTKDTIEVAMKAKESGATVISITRFEKSPLTSYSDLTLLCGANEGPLQSGSLSAKISQLYLLDVLYIEYFKRTYEQSIANKGQTAESVTVKLL from the coding sequence GTGCGCGCAATGAATATATTTACTACAATCCATTCAAAGTATAATAATCTGACCAAGTCAGAAGTAAAAGTTGCTGACTATATTCTCGATAATGCAAAAGAGGTTGTATATATGTCAATTACTGACCTCGCAGATGCTTGCAATGTAGGAGAATCTAGTATATTTAGATTTTGTAAATCATTAAGTTATAAGGGATATCAAGATTTTAAGATTGCCCTTGCACACAGCATCACTGCAGAGAATGAGATTCCACAACTAACAGATAAGATTTTAATGAATGATACTTTGGGTCAAGTGGCCTCTAAAGTGCTGTCATCAAACATAAGTGCATTGAACGAAACTTATAATTTAATAGATCACAAAAAAATGGAACAAGCGATTGATTATTTTGTTCAGGCAGAAAAAGTTGTTTTTTTTGGAGTAGGTTCTTCATTAATGACGGCAATGGAAGCAAAAATTAAATTTATGCGTATCACTAACAAAACAGAATGTACAATTGACTCTCACCTTCAGATGATGTCCGCAGCTTTGATGACAAAGCGAGATGTAGCTGTAATTATCTCTTACTCGGGTTCGACAAAGGATACGATTGAAGTGGCGATGAAGGCAAAAGAATCTGGAGCGACCGTCATCTCAATAACAAGATTCGAGAAGTCACCACTTACCTCCTATTCCGACCTCACGTTGCTATGTGGCGCAAATGAAGGGCCTCTACAGAGCGGTTCTTTATCAGCGAAGATTTCACAGCTATATTTACTGGACGTATTGTATATTGAATATTTTAAGAGAACATATGAGCAGTCGATAGCAAATAAGGGGCAAACAGCCGAATCAGTAACCGTCAAATTACTTTAA
- a CDS encoding YhcH/YjgK/YiaL family protein, whose protein sequence is MILGSMSSWDFQSKYENKVIVRAMEELQRILKDNPPLGRTEINGDLMYVSIMEFHAKSSEDHLAEKHESYIDLQYLIEGEETIGYFSLSDGIMAAKDYDSEQDYALYAPASDEILLHLKPGMFAIFFPNDIHRPGMGQAGTIKKAVVKIHVDLLKL, encoded by the coding sequence ATGATTCTAGGAAGTATGTCATCATGGGATTTTCAAAGTAAATATGAGAATAAAGTCATCGTGCGCGCAATGGAGGAACTTCAAAGAATACTAAAAGATAATCCTCCTCTAGGACGCACTGAGATTAATGGAGATCTTATGTATGTATCCATTATGGAATTCCATGCTAAATCATCTGAAGATCATCTTGCTGAGAAGCATGAAAGCTATATTGATCTGCAATATTTGATTGAAGGTGAAGAGACCATTGGTTACTTTTCACTAAGCGATGGTATTATGGCAGCTAAAGACTATGATAGCGAACAGGATTATGCACTGTATGCACCTGCATCAGATGAAATCTTACTTCATCTTAAGCCTGGTATGTTCGCTATATTTTTCCCGAACGATATTCATAGACCTGGTATGGGACAAGCAGGGACAATTAAAAAAGCGGTAGTTAAAATTCATGTGGATTTATTAAAATTATAA
- a CDS encoding FadR family transcriptional regulator produces MQPIKVEAEKGHEIVQRVILSQIEDGSLQPGQKLPSVVDLSTSFGVGRSTIREAISALKAMGWIDVKHGGGTFVSKVLPTLQSNSRDPFEGAENIKEILEVRIWLESGSASLAAEHRNDADITRLQHIISTMQQAVELDDTQMSEQADIDFHLAIAAASHNELLNTLMSSLTSKLTETMGKTRQLWFFEDKSSNTLLLNEHQAISNAIIAQDQLLASKLMMSHLQKVEKVLKRNGK; encoded by the coding sequence ATGCAACCGATAAAGGTCGAAGCAGAAAAGGGACATGAAATTGTTCAACGTGTAATCCTTTCACAAATAGAGGATGGCAGTTTGCAACCCGGTCAAAAATTACCGTCTGTTGTAGACTTAAGCACCTCCTTCGGAGTAGGTCGCTCGACGATTCGCGAAGCGATTAGTGCACTAAAAGCAATGGGATGGATAGATGTGAAACATGGCGGCGGCACATTTGTAAGTAAGGTACTTCCTACACTACAAAGTAACTCACGCGATCCTTTTGAGGGAGCCGAGAATATAAAAGAAATATTGGAAGTTCGTATTTGGCTTGAAAGTGGTTCAGCTTCATTAGCTGCGGAACATCGTAATGATGCTGATATAACTCGGTTACAACATATTATATCGACGATGCAGCAAGCTGTAGAACTTGATGATACACAAATGAGTGAGCAAGCAGATATTGATTTTCATCTTGCCATTGCAGCTGCGTCACATAACGAACTGCTCAATACATTAATGAGCTCACTAACGAGTAAACTTACCGAAACGATGGGAAAAACAAGACAACTATGGTTTTTCGAAGATAAATCTTCTAATACGTTACTGCTGAATGAGCATCAGGCGATTAGTAATGCAATCATTGCTCAAGATCAATTGCTTGCTAGTAAGCTTATGATGTCTCATCTGCAAAAGGTTGAAAAAGTACTGAAACGTAATGGAAAGTGA
- a CDS encoding FAD-binding protein — protein MLNEVLAKQLREIVGEKYFRTDQEALVAHSYDGTPMLQALPDGVIYPETTEQVCEIMKIASASLIPIITRGSGSNLCGGTTPLQGGIVMVMHRMNKILEIDMENLTATVQPGAITGKFIAHVEGMGLFYPPDPSSMKISTIGGNIAECSGGLRGLKYGTTKDYVLGLTAVLPNGSVIHTGGKLTKDVAGYDLTKLLVGSEGTLAVITEAILKLIPQPKTKKTMIAMYKDIYGAARTVSKIIKGQIIPATLEILDNTTIRVVDDFAKIGLPLDMAAILIIEQDGEPEMVERDIDTIFNICKEEQADRIEIAATREEAEKLLTARRSAFTALARLRPTTILEDATVPRSKIADMILRTNAIAQKHNVNIATFGHAGDGNLHPTATTDARDHEEVHRVEEAFAEIFEAAIELGGTITGEHGVGVVKAPYLEWKVGAAGIEVMKGIKVAFDPLNILNPGKVFAKETKKRVVIQHG, from the coding sequence ATGTTGAATGAAGTTTTAGCCAAACAATTACGAGAAATTGTCGGAGAAAAGTATTTTAGAACGGATCAAGAGGCATTAGTTGCTCATTCCTATGATGGTACGCCCATGCTACAAGCATTACCTGATGGAGTTATCTATCCAGAAACGACAGAGCAAGTGTGTGAAATTATGAAAATTGCAAGCGCTTCTCTTATTCCTATTATTACTAGAGGTTCAGGCTCCAATCTTTGTGGTGGTACTACACCACTGCAGGGTGGAATCGTTATGGTTATGCATCGTATGAACAAAATTCTTGAAATAGATATGGAAAACTTAACAGCAACGGTTCAGCCAGGTGCTATTACCGGAAAGTTTATTGCTCATGTTGAAGGCATGGGACTTTTCTACCCACCAGACCCTAGTAGTATGAAAATCTCAACAATAGGTGGCAATATAGCGGAGTGCTCAGGTGGACTACGAGGACTAAAGTATGGTACGACAAAGGACTATGTACTAGGATTGACTGCTGTATTGCCTAATGGTTCTGTTATTCATACAGGTGGGAAACTTACGAAAGATGTTGCCGGTTACGACTTGACGAAGTTGCTCGTTGGCTCCGAGGGGACATTAGCGGTTATTACTGAAGCTATTCTAAAGCTCATTCCACAGCCAAAAACGAAAAAAACGATGATTGCTATGTATAAAGATATTTATGGTGCAGCCCGTACTGTTTCTAAAATTATTAAGGGGCAGATTATTCCGGCCACATTAGAAATATTGGACAATACGACGATTCGTGTCGTAGATGATTTCGCTAAAATTGGTTTGCCACTAGATATGGCAGCGATACTAATTATTGAACAAGACGGCGAGCCAGAAATGGTCGAGCGTGATATTGATACAATCTTTAACATTTGCAAAGAAGAGCAGGCTGATCGTATTGAGATTGCCGCTACTCGAGAAGAAGCTGAAAAGCTATTAACTGCAAGGCGCAGTGCATTTACAGCTCTTGCCCGCTTGCGTCCGACGACAATACTTGAAGATGCTACTGTGCCACGCTCCAAAATTGCCGACATGATACTGCGCACAAATGCTATTGCACAAAAGCATAATGTAAATATTGCTACGTTTGGACATGCGGGAGATGGAAATCTACATCCTACTGCAACGACAGATGCCAGAGATCATGAAGAAGTACATCGCGTTGAAGAAGCATTTGCTGAAATTTTTGAAGCTGCGATTGAGTTAGGCGGAACAATTACAGGTGAACATGGTGTCGGTGTTGTAAAAGCACCTTATTTGGAATGGAAAGTTGGAGCTGCTGGGATTGAAGTAATGAAAGGAATTAAAGTAGCATTCGATCCGCTTAACATACTCAATCCTGGTAAAGTTTTTGCAAAGGAAACGAAGAAGAGAGTGGTGATACAACATGGCTAG
- a CDS encoding (Fe-S)-binding protein, with amino-acid sequence MASTLGKPTIEHTNPLARTLLEKLDYDQLTNCMRCGFCLPACPTFKETGMEPASPRGRIALMKAAVDGLMVPDQQFEDQMNLCLGCRACEPACPADVKYGQLIEQTKEAIEEHAKHSLPVKVMRKTIFRTLFPKRGAMKLLGGSLAFYQKSGLQKVAKSTGMMKLFPDHLAEMEGILPPASSKGVVERLGEFYPAKGEAIAKVAMFRGCIMDVMFANTNVNTVELLSAAGFDVYIPKSQVCCGALHAHSGEMNDARELAAVNIDTFKSLNVDYIVSNAGGCGAILVEYDHLMKDDQKYSENAAWFASRVIDVSTLVVEKGRIPRFDQKIASSDQQKVKVTYQDSCHLRNVMKGSSAPRTLMKQIENAEYIEMVESDSCCGSAGVYNVVQPEMAGTILEHKMEYANQTAASYMLTSNPGCLLQMKLGIEKHKPEQPMTAMHIVDFLHERMIFSK; translated from the coding sequence ATGGCTAGTACTCTAGGTAAACCTACAATCGAACATACGAACCCTCTAGCACGCACATTGTTGGAAAAGCTTGATTATGATCAGCTTACAAATTGTATGCGCTGTGGCTTCTGCTTACCAGCTTGTCCAACTTTTAAGGAAACAGGTATGGAACCAGCATCACCACGCGGGAGAATTGCGCTGATGAAGGCAGCAGTGGATGGACTAATGGTTCCAGATCAACAATTTGAGGATCAGATGAACTTATGCTTAGGCTGCCGTGCATGTGAACCAGCATGTCCTGCTGACGTTAAGTACGGTCAATTAATTGAGCAAACGAAAGAAGCGATAGAAGAGCATGCAAAACATTCATTGCCTGTAAAAGTTATGCGAAAAACAATATTCAGAACGCTATTCCCGAAACGTGGCGCAATGAAATTGCTTGGTGGGTCACTTGCGTTCTATCAGAAGTCAGGACTGCAAAAGGTCGCTAAATCTACTGGAATGATGAAGCTATTTCCAGATCATCTAGCAGAAATGGAAGGGATTTTGCCACCAGCTAGCTCAAAAGGTGTAGTAGAGAGACTTGGAGAGTTTTACCCAGCCAAAGGTGAAGCAATTGCTAAAGTTGCGATGTTCCGTGGCTGTATTATGGATGTCATGTTTGCTAATACGAATGTCAATACAGTAGAACTGTTATCAGCTGCTGGTTTTGATGTATACATTCCAAAGAGTCAAGTATGCTGTGGTGCCCTTCATGCACATAGTGGTGAAATGAATGATGCTCGAGAGCTTGCTGCAGTTAATATTGACACGTTTAAGTCGCTTAATGTCGATTATATTGTATCGAATGCAGGTGGATGCGGAGCAATATTAGTGGAATATGATCATCTGATGAAGGATGATCAGAAGTATAGCGAGAATGCAGCATGGTTTGCTTCTCGTGTTATTGATGTAAGCACATTAGTTGTGGAAAAAGGACGTATTCCAAGATTCGATCAGAAGATAGCAAGTAGCGATCAACAGAAGGTCAAGGTGACTTATCAGGACTCATGTCATTTGCGTAATGTCATGAAGGGATCTAGTGCTCCTCGTACGTTGATGAAGCAGATAGAAAATGCAGAATATATCGAAATGGTCGAATCAGATAGCTGCTGTGGCTCGGCAGGAGTATATAATGTTGTACAGCCTGAAATGGCAGGAACAATATTAGAACATAAAATGGAATATGCTAACCAAACGGCAGCTAGCTATATGTTAACGAGTAATCCCGGTTGTTTATTACAGATGAAGCTTGGTATTGAAAAGCACAAGCCAGAGCAACCGATGACCGCGATGCATATTGTTGACTTTTTGCATGAACGAATGATATTCTCGAAATAG
- a CDS encoding MurR/RpiR family transcriptional regulator, translating to MSLNDNILIKIREMRDSLTPVERLVGDYILENTEEIPHLSIKELAQGSKTSDASVLRFCKTMGYSGYRNFIVSISASLGSRDEDPKAQYTDIQPGDDLSTIISNISLNNCKSIEDTLSVIDRKEIARAVDLLCHSKRIVFFGAGASGLICMDGEQKFTRINKMCHAYTDSHSQLTAATLLEKDDVAIFISNSGATIEIIDALEIALKNKAKCIAITKYNKSVLAERADIVLSISTPEITIRSGAMGSRIAMLTIIDILFAGVASAEYEHVKKYLTKTHNILTNKLRY from the coding sequence ATGAGTCTAAATGACAATATACTAATTAAAATTCGTGAGATGAGAGATAGTCTTACGCCTGTAGAAAGACTGGTTGGAGATTATATTTTGGAGAACACGGAGGAAATTCCTCACCTCTCGATTAAGGAGCTAGCTCAAGGTAGTAAAACGAGCGATGCATCTGTCCTCAGATTTTGTAAAACAATGGGGTATAGTGGATATCGCAATTTTATTGTGAGTATATCGGCTTCTTTAGGCTCTCGTGATGAGGATCCCAAAGCTCAATATACAGATATTCAGCCGGGTGATGATCTATCGACAATTATTTCAAACATCTCTTTGAACAATTGTAAGTCTATTGAAGATACCCTTAGTGTTATTGACCGCAAAGAAATTGCCCGTGCTGTAGACTTATTGTGTCACAGTAAGCGTATCGTATTTTTTGGTGCGGGTGCTTCAGGATTAATTTGCATGGATGGAGAACAGAAGTTTACCCGGATTAATAAGATGTGTCATGCTTACACAGATAGTCATAGTCAGCTTACTGCAGCAACGCTACTTGAGAAGGACGATGTAGCTATTTTCATCTCCAATTCGGGTGCAACAATTGAAATTATTGATGCTCTAGAGATTGCTCTTAAAAACAAAGCGAAGTGTATTGCAATTACTAAATATAATAAAAGTGTCCTCGCTGAACGAGCAGATATTGTATTAAGTATTTCTACTCCTGAGATTACAATTCGAAGCGGTGCTATGGGATCACGTATTGCGATGCTTACAATTATAGATATATTGTTTGCTGGCGTTGCAAGTGCAGAATACGAGCATGTTAAAAAGTATCTAACGAAAACACATAATATATTAACGAATAAACTTAGATATTAA